A genomic window from Cytobacillus suaedae includes:
- a CDS encoding LacI family DNA-binding transcriptional regulator produces MTVTIKDVAKLANVAPSTVSRVIANNPRISDKTKERVKAAMEELGYHPNFIARSLANKSTQSIGLVMPSSADKVFQNPFFPEVIRGISKGAHEKQYSLHMSTGETEEEIFEGLVQMVQGGRVDGVVLLYSRFDDKVVSYLRKRNFPFVVIGKPYKHIEEITHVDNDNYRASKEITEYLIGLGHDRIAFVGGNLNFVVTVDRLLGYENAIRNAGLPYRDEYVSHEEFLQEGGQEAITDLLSLEEPPTALVVADDLMALGILGKLAEMGKVVPDDISVISFNNVLLTEISRPPLTSVDIDIFRLGYEAAKSLIQITENPNESVKRIIVPYKIVKRHSCSEVGKVPL; encoded by the coding sequence ATGACAGTAACGATTAAAGATGTAGCGAAACTTGCTAATGTTGCTCCATCAACCGTTTCTAGAGTAATTGCCAACAATCCTCGGATAAGTGATAAAACAAAAGAGCGAGTAAAAGCTGCCATGGAAGAGTTAGGATATCATCCAAACTTTATCGCAAGGAGCTTAGCTAATAAATCAACTCAATCCATCGGCTTAGTGATGCCGAGTTCTGCTGATAAAGTTTTTCAAAACCCTTTCTTCCCTGAAGTTATCCGTGGGATTAGTAAAGGTGCACATGAAAAGCAATATTCACTGCATATGTCTACAGGCGAAACAGAAGAAGAAATCTTCGAAGGACTTGTGCAAATGGTACAGGGTGGACGTGTAGATGGAGTCGTTCTATTGTACTCACGTTTTGACGACAAGGTTGTAAGCTATTTACGCAAAAGGAACTTTCCGTTTGTTGTAATTGGAAAACCATATAAACATATTGAAGAGATAACGCATGTGGATAATGATAATTATCGGGCCTCTAAAGAAATTACCGAATATCTAATTGGCTTAGGTCATGATAGAATTGCCTTTGTTGGGGGAAATCTTAATTTTGTTGTGACGGTTGATCGTCTCCTGGGGTATGAAAATGCCATTCGAAATGCTGGCTTACCGTATAGAGATGAATATGTTAGTCATGAAGAATTTTTACAAGAGGGTGGACAGGAAGCCATTACTGACTTACTTTCACTAGAAGAACCTCCAACTGCTCTTGTTGTCGCCGACGACTTAATGGCACTAGGGATTTTAGGTAAATTAGCTGAAATGGGTAAGGTTGTGCCTGATGATATATCAGTAATTAGCTTTAACAATGTGCTTTTAACTGAGATATCTAGACCACCACTTACTTCGGTGGATATTGATATCTTTCGATTAGGATATGAGGCAGCTAAAAGCTTAATTCAGATAACTGAAAACCCAAATGAATCTGTTAAGCGAATTATTGTTCCATATAAGATTGTAAAAAGACATTCCTGTTCAGAAGTAGGGAAAGTACCATTGTAA
- a CDS encoding GNAT family N-acetyltransferase has product MDFKIRTAVIEDASHIIEHKRVVLGESTFMLTAPEEFNPTLEEKEQWLRDHLNDGNYLLVAEKDEKIIAVMDFRRSKRSRLSHLGYFSISIQEAYCNMGIGRKLIEGLISWAEQRNDLEKVCLEVFSHNERAIHLYKKLGFIEEGRKVKFVKFTEDFYADEILMYRFV; this is encoded by the coding sequence GTGGATTTTAAAATCAGAACGGCTGTAATAGAAGATGCTTCACATATAATAGAACATAAAAGAGTTGTACTAGGAGAAAGTACGTTTATGTTAACAGCTCCTGAAGAATTTAACCCGACCTTAGAAGAAAAAGAGCAATGGTTACGAGACCATTTGAATGACGGCAATTATCTATTAGTTGCAGAAAAAGATGAAAAAATCATTGCTGTAATGGATTTCCGCCGTTCCAAGAGATCTCGGCTATCTCATCTTGGGTACTTTAGTATCAGCATTCAAGAGGCTTATTGTAATATGGGGATTGGTAGGAAGCTTATTGAAGGGTTAATCTCATGGGCTGAGCAGCGAAATGACCTAGAAAAGGTTTGCCTAGAAGTATTTTCACATAATGAACGAGCAATTCATCTCTATAAAAAGCTCGGTTTTATTGAGGAAGGTAGAAAAGTAAAGTTTGTAAAATTCACGGAAGATTTTTATGCAGATGAGATTCTTATGTATCGATTTGTTTAA
- the metH gene encoding methionine synthase, whose translation MANSIIEQQMKKKILVIDGAMGTMIQVANLTASDFGGEEYEGCNEYLSLTTPQLIKTIHEEYLLAGADIIETNTFGATSLVLDEYNLGHLSYEINVKSAQLAKQATLTYSSEEWPRFVAGSMGPTTKTLSVTGGTTFEALIETYEEQARGLIDGGVDLLLLETSQDMLNVKAGFIGISEAFKKTGKNLPLIVSGTIEPMGTTLAGQTIEAFYLSLEHMNPLAVGLNCATGPEFMTDHLRSLSSLANTAVSCYPNAGLPDEEGQYHETPESLARKLKAFAEKDWLNIVGGCCGTTPDHIRAIANAVKDCNPRSLPDTTHPHAVSGIEPLIYEEDMRPLFVGERTNVIGSRKFKRLIAEGKFEEASEIARAQIKNGAHVIDICLADPDRDELEDMENFLRFVTKKVKVPLVIDSTDDKVIERALKYSQGKAIINSINLEDGEERFDQVVPLLKRYGGAIVVGTIDEIGMAVTAERKIEIAKRSYELLVEKHGLNPKDIIFDPLVFPVGTGDEQYIGSATETVRGIELIKKELPDCLTILGVSNVSFGLPPVGREVLNAVYLYHCTQAGLDYAIVNTEKLERFASIPKSEIQLAENLLFNTDRRILEEFTNFYREKKKEVKISTTTMTLEERLASYVVEGTKEGLLSDLEIALSKYNDPLQIINGPLMAGMSEVGVLFNNNELIVAEVLQSAEVMKAAVSFLEPHMEKQEDNNGKGKVLLATVKGDVHDIGKNLVDIILSNNGFKVVDLGIKVTPQALIAAIQEEKPDLVGLSGLLVKSAQQMVVTAQDLQQAGISVPILVGGAALSRKFTDNKIAPEYTGPVLYAKDAMDGLSLANRIQEKDYLQEIVKEAHHKRERQKYLLEKQIESSTSSVAVMKRSSVSTLVSVFKPVDTKRHILRNISVPQIKPYINMQMLLGHHLGLKGNIENLIEAKDEKALSIKEVVDQLIDLVTTENLISPSALYQFFPAQSDGNDVLVYDPKDKKTVIERFTFPRQQKGSYLCIADYLKPVSSGEMDYVGFFAVTAGTGIRGLAQTFKEQGDFLKSHAIQALALEMAEGLAERVHQLMRDHLGIPDGPDFSMKDRFAAKYQGQRFSFGYPACPNLEDQEKLFSVISPQDIGIQLTDGFMMEPEASVTAIVFAHPEARYFNVL comes from the coding sequence ATGGCTAATTCAATAATAGAACAGCAAATGAAAAAGAAAATTCTAGTGATAGATGGTGCAATGGGTACAATGATTCAAGTTGCAAATCTCACTGCATCTGATTTTGGTGGTGAGGAGTACGAAGGCTGTAATGAGTATCTTTCACTGACTACACCCCAACTGATAAAGACCATTCATGAAGAATACCTCTTGGCCGGTGCAGATATTATTGAAACAAACACGTTCGGGGCTACTAGTTTAGTTTTAGATGAATATAACCTAGGTCATTTATCGTACGAAATAAATGTAAAGTCAGCTCAGTTAGCAAAACAAGCAACATTAACTTATTCTTCAGAAGAGTGGCCTAGGTTTGTAGCAGGTTCTATGGGGCCAACTACAAAGACCTTATCTGTTACAGGTGGAACTACTTTTGAAGCTCTAATTGAAACGTATGAGGAACAAGCTCGTGGATTGATAGACGGTGGTGTAGATTTACTTTTGTTAGAGACCAGTCAAGATATGTTAAATGTTAAGGCGGGTTTTATTGGGATTAGTGAGGCATTTAAGAAAACGGGAAAAAACCTCCCTCTTATAGTTTCAGGAACGATAGAACCAATGGGTACAACATTAGCCGGGCAAACGATTGAAGCCTTCTATTTATCCCTAGAACATATGAACCCGCTTGCTGTTGGTCTTAATTGTGCAACAGGTCCAGAGTTTATGACAGATCATCTACGGTCCTTATCAAGCCTAGCAAATACAGCAGTTAGTTGTTATCCAAATGCTGGTCTTCCAGACGAAGAAGGTCAATATCATGAAACACCTGAATCACTAGCTAGAAAACTTAAAGCTTTTGCTGAAAAAGATTGGTTAAACATTGTTGGCGGGTGTTGTGGAACTACTCCTGACCACATCAGAGCCATTGCGAATGCTGTGAAAGATTGTAACCCTAGATCTCTTCCTGATACAACACATCCACATGCTGTTTCTGGAATTGAACCTCTCATTTATGAAGAGGATATGCGTCCGTTATTTGTAGGGGAACGAACCAATGTGATTGGATCAAGAAAATTTAAACGTCTTATTGCAGAAGGTAAATTTGAAGAGGCTTCGGAAATTGCACGTGCTCAAATAAAAAATGGTGCTCATGTGATTGATATATGTCTTGCAGACCCTGATCGGGATGAGCTTGAAGATATGGAAAATTTCCTTAGATTCGTAACTAAGAAGGTAAAGGTTCCTCTTGTAATCGACTCTACCGATGATAAAGTGATTGAGCGGGCGTTAAAATACTCACAAGGTAAAGCAATCATTAATTCTATTAATCTTGAAGATGGAGAGGAACGCTTTGACCAGGTTGTTCCCTTATTAAAAAGGTATGGGGGAGCAATTGTTGTCGGCACAATCGACGAAATAGGAATGGCCGTAACAGCAGAGAGAAAGATAGAGATCGCAAAACGTTCTTATGAGTTATTAGTAGAAAAACATGGACTGAATCCAAAGGACATTATCTTTGACCCTCTTGTTTTTCCAGTCGGAACAGGTGATGAGCAGTATATAGGCTCAGCAACTGAAACAGTTCGAGGAATTGAACTTATTAAAAAAGAATTACCAGATTGCTTAACGATCCTTGGAGTAAGTAATGTTTCCTTTGGATTGCCTCCAGTTGGACGTGAAGTGCTTAATGCTGTTTACTTATATCACTGCACTCAAGCAGGTCTCGATTACGCCATTGTGAATACAGAAAAACTCGAGCGCTTTGCTTCTATTCCGAAAAGTGAAATTCAACTTGCAGAGAATTTACTCTTTAATACAGACCGGCGTATCTTAGAAGAGTTTACAAACTTTTATCGTGAAAAAAAGAAAGAAGTTAAAATTTCAACAACGACAATGACGCTTGAAGAACGCCTTGCTTCTTATGTTGTTGAAGGTACGAAGGAAGGGTTACTATCCGATTTAGAGATTGCTTTAAGTAAGTACAATGACCCTTTACAGATCATAAACGGCCCCCTTATGGCTGGAATGTCAGAGGTCGGTGTTTTGTTTAATAACAATGAGTTGATTGTTGCTGAGGTTTTACAAAGTGCTGAAGTCATGAAAGCAGCTGTTTCGTTTCTTGAGCCACATATGGAAAAACAGGAAGACAATAATGGCAAAGGGAAAGTTCTACTTGCCACAGTCAAAGGCGATGTTCATGATATTGGAAAAAACCTAGTTGATATTATTTTAAGCAATAATGGGTTTAAAGTTGTGGACCTTGGGATTAAAGTTACACCGCAGGCTCTGATAGCTGCAATTCAGGAAGAGAAGCCTGACCTGGTTGGATTATCTGGATTGCTAGTTAAATCAGCTCAACAAATGGTCGTAACTGCTCAAGATTTACAACAAGCTGGTATCTCTGTTCCTATTTTAGTAGGTGGAGCTGCATTATCTCGTAAATTTACAGATAACAAAATCGCTCCTGAATACACTGGTCCTGTATTATATGCAAAGGATGCGATGGACGGATTGTCCTTGGCTAACCGCATACAAGAAAAAGATTACCTTCAAGAAATAGTAAAAGAAGCTCACCATAAGCGTGAGAGGCAGAAATATCTGCTAGAAAAACAAATAGAATCATCTACATCATCTGTAGCTGTAATGAAACGGTCTAGTGTTTCAACTCTGGTTAGTGTGTTCAAACCTGTTGATACGAAACGTCATATTTTACGAAATATCTCTGTACCTCAAATAAAGCCCTATATTAATATGCAAATGCTACTTGGGCACCACTTAGGTTTAAAGGGCAATATTGAGAACCTCATTGAGGCTAAAGATGAAAAGGCACTTTCTATTAAGGAGGTTGTCGATCAGTTAATCGATTTGGTAACGACGGAAAACCTTATTAGTCCATCTGCTCTTTATCAGTTTTTTCCTGCTCAAAGTGATGGGAATGACGTGCTTGTTTATGACCCTAAGGATAAGAAGACGGTCATTGAAAGGTTCACCTTCCCTCGTCAGCAAAAGGGATCATATTTATGTATTGCGGATTATTTAAAGCCTGTTTCAAGTGGTGAAATGGATTATGTTGGTTTCTTCGCAGTAACCGCTGGCACGGGGATTAGAGGGTTAGCACAAACGTTTAAGGAACAAGGTGATTTCTTAAAGTCTCATGCCATCCAAGCATTAGCACTTGAAATGGCAGAAGGACTTGCCGAAAGAGTGCATCAACTGATGAGGGACCATTTAGGGATTCCTGATGGACCAGATTTTTCAATGAAAGATCGATTTGCTGCAAAGTACCAAGGTCAACGTTTCTCCTTCGGGTATCCAGCTTGTCCTAATTTAGAGGATCAGGAAAAATTGTTTTCGGTAATTTCCCCTCAGGATATTGGGATACAATTAACGGATGGTTTTATGATGGAGCCTGAAGCTTCCGTTACTGCCATTGTATTTGCTCACCCTGAAGCAAGGTATTTTAATGTTTTATGA
- a CDS encoding sugar ABC transporter permease, whose translation MNAKLRSKLEVTLIYLFILVMFVIIAYPLLWTIAMSLNPGTSLYSASIIPESITLEHYKWLFFDPNSDYLIWYKNSIFVAIINSVVSVFITALIAYAFSRYRFVGRKYGLYAFLILQMFPSLMAMVALYILLNMLGLLNSLWGLILIYVGGQIPFNAWLVKGYFDTIPKELDEAARMDGAGHFGVFFKIMLPLAKPILAVVALFNFMAPFTDYLLPSIVIRDPEKFTLALGLFNFINDKFSNNFTVFAAGSILIALPIALVFLFLQKYLISGLTAGGTKG comes from the coding sequence ATGAACGCAAAGTTAAGATCCAAACTAGAGGTTACTTTAATCTATTTGTTTATTTTAGTTATGTTTGTGATTATCGCATATCCATTACTATGGACAATTGCCATGTCATTAAATCCTGGTACGAGTTTGTACTCAGCTTCCATTATTCCAGAAAGTATTACCTTAGAGCATTATAAATGGTTATTCTTTGACCCAAATAGTGACTACTTGATTTGGTATAAAAACAGTATATTTGTTGCAATTATAAACTCTGTTGTTTCAGTGTTTATCACTGCATTAATTGCGTATGCTTTTTCTAGATATCGTTTCGTAGGTAGAAAATATGGATTATATGCATTCCTAATTTTACAGATGTTCCCTTCATTGATGGCGATGGTAGCTTTATATATCCTACTAAACATGCTTGGGCTACTAAACTCATTATGGGGGTTAATCTTAATTTACGTAGGTGGTCAAATTCCTTTTAATGCTTGGTTAGTTAAAGGATATTTTGATACGATTCCTAAGGAGTTAGATGAAGCTGCTAGAATGGATGGAGCAGGACACTTTGGAGTATTCTTTAAGATCATGCTTCCACTTGCTAAACCAATCCTTGCTGTAGTAGCGTTATTTAACTTTATGGCGCCATTTACAGACTATCTATTACCGAGTATCGTAATCCGTGATCCAGAAAAGTTCACGTTAGCACTTGGATTGTTTAACTTTATTAATGATAAATTCTCAAATAACTTTACAGTATTCGCAGCTGGATCTATATTGATTGCTTTACCAATTGCGTTAGTATTCTTATTCCTACAGAAATATTTGATTTCAGGTTTGACTGCAGGCGGTACAAAAGGCTAA
- a CDS encoding glucose 1-dehydrogenase translates to MNNQTNGNGQPPQHQYRQPGFESEIDPKPVSEDPTYKGSGKLTDKVAIITGGDSGIGKAAAIYFAKEGADVVISYLNEHNDANETKTEIEQEGRKCVLIPGDIGDEQFCKDVVKQTIDIFGKIDIVVNNAAEQHPQKSLANISSAQLEKTFRTNVFSFFYLTKAALPYLKQGSSIINTASVTAYKGNEQLLDYSATKGAIVTFTRSLSQQLASKGIRVNGVAPGPIWTPLIPSTFPSDQVAAFGTTTPMKRAGQPEEVAPSYVFLASDDSSYMTGQMIHVNGGEVVNG, encoded by the coding sequence ATGAACAATCAAACGAACGGAAATGGACAACCCCCACAGCACCAATATAGACAACCAGGCTTTGAATCAGAAATCGATCCTAAGCCAGTTTCCGAGGATCCAACCTATAAAGGAAGTGGGAAGCTTACGGATAAGGTTGCCATTATTACAGGTGGAGACAGTGGGATAGGAAAAGCGGCCGCCATCTACTTTGCAAAAGAAGGAGCAGATGTTGTCATTTCGTACCTTAATGAACATAATGATGCGAACGAAACTAAAACTGAAATTGAACAGGAAGGAAGAAAATGTGTATTGATTCCTGGGGACATAGGTGATGAACAGTTTTGCAAAGATGTTGTAAAACAGACAATAGATATATTCGGGAAAATTGATATTGTCGTAAATAATGCCGCTGAACAGCACCCTCAGAAAAGTTTAGCTAACATTAGTTCCGCACAGCTTGAAAAAACATTTCGAACCAATGTATTTTCATTCTTTTACTTAACAAAAGCAGCTCTGCCTTATTTAAAGCAAGGCAGCTCTATTATAAATACAGCCTCAGTAACTGCTTATAAAGGGAACGAACAATTACTTGATTACTCAGCAACCAAAGGGGCAATCGTCACCTTCACACGTTCGCTATCACAACAGTTAGCTAGCAAAGGTATTCGGGTCAACGGAGTGGCGCCAGGTCCAATCTGGACACCACTCATCCCTTCTACTTTTCCTAGTGATCAAGTAGCAGCGTTCGGTACCACTACTCCCATGAAACGTGCTGGCCAACCAGAAGAAGTCGCACCAAGCTATGTTTTTCTTGCAAGCGATGATTCGTCCTACATGACCGGGCAAATGATCCATGTAAATGGCGGAGAAGTTGTTAATGGGTAG
- a CDS encoding alpha-glucosidase C-terminal domain-containing protein: MGKRVMTLFLIPFLLFCALPVQAVEKEERSWQEEMMYFIMVDRFSNGDPSNDYEVDHNDPKAYHGGDIKGITQKLDYIKDMGFTSIWLTPIFKNEPKGYHGYWIEDFYEVEEHFGTLEDFKELVNEAHKRDMKVILDFVVNHTGYQHPWVNDPTKKDWFHEPKGISNWNNQEQVENRQLFGLPDLAQENPETKEYLLEVAKWWIEETNIDGYRLDTVRHVPKWFWEEFATEVKSVKEDFFLLGEVWHDDPKYVADYTKTGIDSFVDYPFFNEAARVFSSPNQSLDRLDTIWHRNVNLYENPYILGNFIDNHDNVRFTRRALEQNENPVTRLKLALSYLYAAPGIPIVYYGTEIAMDGGEDPDNRRLMDFRTKDELVNYINQLSKIRSGNPALTHGDFELLHDNNGMAVFKRTYEENTVLIAINNSTVSQEVILPEGTIESNMSLTGLLSDDTFTEGADGYEIVLDREKADIYILSEKQGVYLPFIILLIAVPLATVAFFWINKRVHRNRK, encoded by the coding sequence ATGGGTAAACGAGTGATGACACTGTTTCTAATTCCGTTTCTTCTTTTTTGCGCCTTGCCCGTTCAAGCCGTAGAAAAAGAAGAACGTAGTTGGCAGGAAGAAATGATGTATTTTATTATGGTGGACCGTTTTAGTAACGGTGATCCCTCAAATGATTATGAGGTAGACCACAATGATCCAAAAGCTTATCATGGTGGAGATATTAAGGGAATCACACAAAAGCTAGATTATATTAAGGACATGGGCTTCACGTCCATCTGGTTAACCCCTATTTTTAAAAATGAACCAAAGGGGTATCATGGGTATTGGATTGAAGATTTTTATGAGGTAGAAGAACACTTTGGTACATTAGAAGATTTTAAAGAGCTTGTGAATGAAGCCCACAAAAGAGATATGAAGGTCATTCTTGACTTCGTAGTTAATCATACTGGCTATCAACATCCATGGGTAAATGATCCTACGAAAAAAGATTGGTTTCATGAGCCAAAGGGCATTTCAAATTGGAACAATCAAGAACAAGTTGAAAATAGACAGCTTTTTGGATTACCTGATTTAGCTCAAGAAAATCCTGAAACAAAAGAATATTTGCTAGAAGTTGCTAAATGGTGGATTGAAGAAACGAATATTGATGGATATAGATTAGATACGGTTCGCCATGTTCCTAAATGGTTTTGGGAAGAATTTGCAACTGAAGTAAAGTCAGTTAAAGAGGATTTCTTTTTGCTTGGAGAAGTTTGGCATGATGATCCTAAGTATGTAGCCGATTACACGAAGACAGGAATAGACTCTTTCGTGGATTATCCATTTTTCAATGAAGCCGCAAGAGTATTTAGTTCGCCTAACCAATCTTTAGATAGGTTAGATACGATTTGGCACAGAAATGTAAACCTTTATGAAAACCCATACATTTTAGGGAATTTTATTGATAATCACGATAATGTAAGGTTTACAAGAAGAGCTCTTGAGCAAAATGAAAATCCAGTTACTCGTTTAAAGCTGGCTCTTTCATACTTATATGCTGCACCAGGAATACCGATCGTCTATTACGGAACCGAAATCGCAATGGATGGTGGGGAAGACCCTGATAATAGAAGATTGATGGATTTTCGAACAAAAGATGAGTTGGTGAACTATATTAATCAACTTAGTAAAATTCGAAGTGGAAACCCAGCTCTGACACATGGAGACTTTGAGTTATTGCACGATAACAATGGAATGGCTGTTTTTAAACGTACCTATGAAGAGAACACGGTCCTTATTGCGATTAATAATTCAACAGTATCACAAGAAGTCATCCTACCTGAAGGTACTATTGAGTCTAATATGAGTTTAACAGGGCTCCTTTCAGACGATACCTTTACTGAAGGTGCGGATGGGTATGAGATTGTGTTAGACAGAGAAAAAGCAGATATCTATATTCTTTCCGAAAAACAAGGAGTTTACCTACCTTTTATTATCTTGTTGATCGCAGTTCCACTTGCAACTGTTGCTTTCTTTTGGATAAACAAAAGAGTGCATAGAAATAGGAAGTAG
- a CDS encoding DUF3941 domain-containing protein produces the protein MSKTSDNDKKAKDNNAKRHEKNMEREKNRQRGERQYSKKTDHL, from the coding sequence TTGTCTAAGACAAGTGATAATGATAAAAAGGCAAAAGACAATAATGCAAAGCGCCACGAAAAAAACATGGAACGTGAGAAAAATCGCCAACGTGGTGAGAGACAATATTCTAAGAAGACTGACCACTTGTAA
- a CDS encoding bifunctional homocysteine S-methyltransferase/methylenetetrahydrofolate reductase, translating into MGLLEDLKTQILIADGAMGTLLYSHGISSCFEELNLLNNDEIQKIHEAYLQAGAKIIQTNTYGANYPKLARYGLEESVKEINIAGARIAKKAAKDTAYVLGTIGGIRSFKKNTISMDEIKRSFREQLFYLLSENIDGILLETFYDFEELKTLLTIARKETDKPIVTNVSLHEIGVLQDGTHLSDAFLELEELGANIVGLNCRLGPYHMIRSLEEVPIPKHSFLSVYPNASLPDYRDGRLVYETNESYFAEGALKFREQGARLIGGCCGTSPKHIEAMARTLKGLRPISEKIVKHRPIEVNSIQEPSDAIPPLYETVKQRHSVIVELDPPKKLGISRFLEGAKALKEVGIDALTLADNSLASPRISNSAIGTIIKQEINIKPLIHITCRDRNLIGLQSHLMGLHTLGMNEVLAVTGDPSKIGDFPGATSVYDLSSFDLISLIKQFNEGISYSGKSLGQKTNFSIAAAFNPNVRHLDKAVLRLEKKISCGADYFITQPLYSETQIVEIYEHTKHLQTPIYIGIMPLTSARNADFIHHEVPGITLSQTIRDRMNEVSHDPLASEQEGLSIAKSLIDAAYDLFNGIYLITPFLRYEMTVELTKYIHAKQLVKAERRFING; encoded by the coding sequence ATGGGGTTACTTGAAGACCTAAAAACACAAATCTTAATAGCGGATGGAGCTATGGGTACCCTACTCTATTCACATGGAATTAGTAGCTGTTTTGAAGAGCTAAATCTTTTAAACAATGATGAAATACAAAAAATACATGAGGCCTACCTTCAAGCTGGCGCAAAAATCATTCAAACAAATACATATGGTGCCAATTATCCGAAGCTGGCTAGATATGGATTAGAAGAATCAGTGAAAGAAATTAACATTGCAGGGGCACGCATTGCTAAAAAGGCTGCAAAAGATACAGCTTATGTACTTGGAACAATAGGTGGAATTCGAAGCTTTAAGAAAAACACAATCTCTATGGACGAAATAAAAAGAAGCTTTCGTGAACAATTATTTTACCTTCTCTCTGAAAATATTGATGGTATTTTACTAGAAACTTTTTACGATTTCGAGGAGTTAAAGACACTACTTACCATTGCAAGAAAAGAAACAGATAAACCAATTGTTACAAACGTATCACTTCATGAAATTGGTGTCTTACAGGATGGAACACACTTGTCTGACGCATTTCTAGAGTTAGAGGAATTGGGTGCGAATATTGTTGGTTTAAACTGTAGATTAGGTCCCTATCATATGATCCGATCCTTAGAGGAAGTTCCGATTCCAAAGCACTCATTTTTATCTGTTTATCCTAATGCTAGTTTGCCAGATTATCGGGATGGAAGACTAGTCTATGAAACAAATGAAAGCTACTTTGCGGAAGGTGCACTAAAATTTAGAGAACAAGGTGCACGATTAATTGGTGGTTGCTGCGGAACATCTCCAAAGCATATTGAAGCAATGGCTCGTACACTGAAAGGGCTCCGGCCGATTTCTGAAAAAATTGTTAAACATCGGCCAATTGAAGTAAATAGTATCCAGGAACCATCTGATGCTATCCCTCCTCTCTATGAAACAGTAAAACAAAGACATTCGGTCATTGTTGAGCTTGATCCTCCTAAAAAACTAGGGATTAGCAGATTTCTAGAAGGTGCAAAAGCACTAAAAGAGGTTGGCATTGATGCACTTACACTTGCTGATAATTCTTTAGCCTCACCTAGAATTAGCAACTCGGCAATCGGTACAATCATAAAGCAAGAAATAAATATTAAGCCTTTAATTCATATTACATGTAGAGACCGGAACCTTATTGGATTACAGTCACACTTAATGGGCTTACACACGCTTGGAATGAATGAGGTGTTGGCGGTAACTGGTGATCCATCAAAAATTGGTGATTTCCCTGGTGCTACTTCCGTTTATGATTTATCTTCATTTGACCTAATCAGCTTAATTAAACAGTTCAATGAAGGAATCTCGTATTCTGGTAAATCCTTAGGTCAAAAAACAAATTTTTCAATTGCTGCTGCCTTTAATCCAAATGTTCGTCACCTTGATAAAGCTGTCCTTCGCCTGGAAAAAAAGATTTCATGTGGAGCCGACTACTTTATCACACAACCTTTATATAGTGAAACACAAATAGTGGAGATATATGAACACACTAAACATCTACAAACACCGATATATATTGGAATTATGCCTCTGACGAGTGCGAGAAATGCCGATTTTATTCATCATGAAGTACCAGGGATTACATTATCACAAACCATTAGAGACCGAATGAATGAAGTTAGTCATGATCCGCTTGCGTCCGAACAAGAAGGACTTAGTATTGCAAAATCCCTCATTGATGCAGCTTATGATTTATTTAATGGAATTTACTTAATTACACCATTTTTACGTTATGAAATGACAGTAGAGCTTACAAAATATATACATGCAAAGCAGCTTGTGAAGGCAGAGAGGCGGTTTATAAATGGCTAA
- a CDS encoding YajQ family cyclic di-GMP-binding protein, with protein MSKESSFDVVSKVEMPEVTNAISIALKEIQTRYDFKGSKSDISLDKEELVLVSDDEYKLEQLKDVLVSKLIKRGVPTKNIDYGKIEKASGGTIRQRGKLVQGIDKENAKKINTIIKNSGLKVKSQIQDDQIRVTGKSKDDLQQIISAIRGADLPIEVQFLNFR; from the coding sequence ATGTCTAAAGAGAGTTCATTTGATGTTGTATCAAAGGTTGAAATGCCTGAAGTAACCAATGCGATTAGTATTGCATTAAAAGAAATTCAAACTCGCTATGATTTTAAAGGAAGTAAAAGTGACATTTCCCTTGATAAAGAAGAGCTTGTACTTGTTTCAGATGATGAATATAAATTAGAGCAACTTAAGGATGTTCTTGTGTCTAAACTGATTAAACGCGGTGTTCCTACAAAAAACATCGATTACGGCAAAATTGAAAAAGCTTCAGGTGGGACAATACGCCAACGTGGGAAGTTAGTTCAAGGAATTGATAAAGAAAATGCCAAAAAAATCAATACAATCATTAAAAACAGTGGCCTAAAGGTAAAGAGCCAAATTCAAGATGACCAAATTCGTGTAACAGGTAAAAGTAAAGATGATCTACAGCAAATCATTTCAGCTATCCGAGGTGCAGATTTGCCAATCGAAGTTCAATTCTTAAACTTTAGATAA